The sequence AGCGGACCACAATATGCTTCATGAAATGGACCATAgaacaaaactaaacaaaacatagAGCCAGTGGGTTATTATGGGTCATTATGGGTAATATTATGGGTCATTATGGGTAATATTATGGGTAATTTCTGAAAAGCTCTCAATCTCTCCAAAACCTCTTGTCCAGTCCATTTAGTAGTCTGATTTTTGTCACAGAGATGATTTTGTCTCGTTTTAGTCAACTGAAATCATTTTCATTTAGTTTAGTTTTTCTGGGTCTATTTAGTCAGTTAAAGTCTTGTCAATTGCCACTGAAAAATAGGTGTTTCACAAATATTTGTGTCACTATTGTTGTTGAACACTGCTGAGGTACTACATTAGGACTGAGAGGAAGGATGTGTTACTCTTATACACGTCTTGGCCGCTGAAtctgttttatctctctctctgtgtgtgtgtgtgtgtgtgtgtgtgtgtgtgtgtgtgtgtgtgtgtgtgtgtgtgtgtgtgtgtgtgtgtgtgtgtgtgtgtgtgtgtgtgtgtgtgtgtaggatacaCTACAGCGGGTACTCCATATAAAGTGCCCCCCACCCAGACGAACGGAGCCCCCCCACCCTACTCCCCCTCCCCCAACCCTTACCAGACAGCCATGTACCCCATCAGAAGTGCCTACCCCCAGCAGAGCATGCAGAGCATGCAGAACCTGCAGAGCATGCAGAACCTGCAGAACTTATATGCACAGGTAAGCACACatacccttcacacacacacacacacacacacacaccctactccTACCCTCAGCAGCttttatacaaacacacacacacacctatatacAATCCTAACctcagcatacacacacaccctactccCTCAACGTCTACCCTCAGTAGAACCTTTATGTACTGATAAGCACATACAcaccctaacctctctctctgtctccctgtaggcaGCAGCGTATTATGGCCAGCCAGTGTATGCGGCCCAGCCCTATGTAAATCAACACActactcacatgcacacacacatcaacacacacagacacacactaacacagacacactctaacctctgtctctgtgtctgtaggCGTATTACACCCAGCCTGTGTATGCTGCTCAGCCTCAGCCACATGTAATCCACCACACCACAGTGGTTCAGCCAAACAGCATGCCCTCAGCCCTCTACCCCGCCCCGGTCCAAGCCCCTAGAAACAACGGAATGGCTGCCATGGGGATGGTTGCCGGGACCACCATGGCTATGAGTGCAGGTAGGACGGGTGACTGAGGAAGCTGATgtggctacatcatgttgacATCACGTGAACattaaatatattttcatattAAACACCTTTTTTTCAATTACTCTATTTAATTTCCTATGCAAAATTGATTATTCTTATGCTAAAATGATTGTGTTGCTGCTATGTGTTTTTGGTGTAAGTTGTATTAGTTTGGTCTGCGTCATATAGACCCTAATGTTACGGTCAAAACAATAGTGACAACATGACATGTTAGGCTGCTGATGCGTGTGTCGTCCTGTAGGAACCCTGTTGACCACGCCTCAGCACGCTCAGCTGGGTGCTCACCAACACGTCACCATGCCACAGTACCGGCCCCAGGGCACACCTGGTTACAGCTATGTCCCTCCCCACTGGTAGACACCGCCCCCGAGAGGTATGTCATCTCATAATTCCAAATGTCCACAGTCCAATCTCAATCAATCCAATGTCTTCTCACTCTTTCTCTGCGTCTATCTCTGTCATTTCagatctctgtttctctgtgtctgtctctgtcgttTCAGATCTGGAGTCCAACGTATGCAACTACTCCAGTCTTACACGGGCTTCTTATGGTCACCATGGCAACCTCACATCTGTCTGCAACAACAAAACTAAAGAGCAACGGACACTTGCTGCATTCTGTAGTGTTTTATAAAagctgcttttttattttttttacacaacGATTATTTTCTTCTTTGATTTGCCAATATGTCATTGCATTACattgtttgttttatttatttcatttttatttatttttttatcatcaTTTCAATTTTTCCATTGTTATTGGAACTCCAGAGTGATTGACCAATCATGGGTGTCTGTTGCTCTGCTTGTGGTCCGTGTTCTGTTGGTGTGTTCCAGATCCAATGGTGGGAATGTACTGAACACTTCCTCCACCACCTTCATCATCAATTTATGCTGCCAAATTTTCTAACGATTAGATGTCAGCACAGGGTTTTGATTTCATTCATTTCTATTTGTTTTAATCCCTTAATTTTCCTTTCCAACAAAGCACTGTCTTGGAACAGCATACCTCTTGTTTTTCTCTTTGTTCACCTCTGTTCTCCTTCTGATCTTCATCTTCCAGCTTCTAGCTGTTTCTTACATAGATCTGTAACAACTAGATCCGCTGTCTGACTAGATCCGCAACATCTAGATCCACTGTCTGACTAGATCCGCTGTCTGACCAGATCCGCTGTCTGACTAGATCCGCTATCTGACTAGATCTGTAACGTCTAGATCCACTGTCTGACTAGATCCACTATCTGACTAGATCCGCTGTCTGACTAGATCTGTAACGTCTAGATCCACTGTCTGACTAGATCCGCTATCTGACTAGATCTGTAACGTCTAGATCCACTGTCTGACTAGATCCGCTATCTGACTAGATCTGTAACGTCTAGATCCACTGTCTGACTAGATCCGCTATCTGACTAGATCTGTAACGTCTAGATCCACTGTCTGACTAGATCCACTATCTGACTAGATCTGTAATGTCTAGATCCACTGTCTGACTAGATCCACTATCTGACTAGATCTGTAACGTCTAGATCCACTGTCTGACTAGATCCACTATCTGACTAGATCTGTAACGTCTAGATCCACTGTCTGACTAGATCCGCTATCTGACTAGATCTGTAACGTCTAGATCCACTGTCTGACTAGATCCACTATCTGACTAGATCTGTAACCTCTAGATCCACTGTCTGACTAGATCCGCTATCTGACTAGATCTGTAACGTCTAGATCCGCTGTCTGACTAGATCCGCTATCTGACTAGATCCGCTGTCTGACTAGATCTGTAACGTCTAGATCCACTATCTGACTAGATCCGCTGTCTGACTAGATCTGTAACGTCTAGATCCGCTGTCTGACTAGATCCGCTATCTGACTAGATCCGCTGTCTGACTAGATCTGTAACGTCTAGATCCACTAT comes from Salvelinus alpinus chromosome 21, SLU_Salpinus.1, whole genome shotgun sequence and encodes:
- the LOC139548237 gene encoding protein FAM168A-like isoform X1, yielding MASGHPTDKYSFMYQPDTHKSKNRLSSSMNPVYSPVQPGAPYGNPKNMAYTGYPGGYPTAAPTYTPNLYQTGSPGYPPGYTTAGTPYKVPPTQTNGAPPPYSPSPNPYQTAMYPIRSAYPQQSMQSMQNLQSMQNLQNLYAQAAAYYGQPVYAAQPYAYYTQPVYAAQPQPHVIHHTTVVQPNSMPSALYPAPVQAPRNNGMAAMGMVAGTTMAMSAGTLLTTPQHAQLGAHQHVTMPQYRPQGTPGYSYVPPHW
- the LOC139548237 gene encoding protein FAM168A-like isoform X2; its protein translation is MASGHPTDKYSFMYQPDTHKSKNRLSSSMNPVYSPVQPGAPYGNPKNMAYTGYPGGYPTAAPTYTPNLYQTGSPGYPPGYTTAGTPYKVPPTQTNGAPPPYSPSPNPYQTAMYPIRSAYPQQSMQSMQNLQSMQNLQNLYAQAYYTQPVYAAQPQPHVIHHTTVVQPNSMPSALYPAPVQAPRNNGMAAMGMVAGTTMAMSAGTLLTTPQHAQLGAHQHVTMPQYRPQGTPGYSYVPPHW
- the LOC139548237 gene encoding protein FAM168A-like isoform X3 yields the protein MNPVYSPVQPGAPYGNPKNMAYTGYPGGYPTAAPTYTPNLYQTGSPGYPPGYTTAGTPYKVPPTQTNGAPPPYSPSPNPYQTAMYPIRSAYPQQSMQSMQNLQSMQNLQNLYAQAAAYYGQPVYAAQPYAYYTQPVYAAQPQPHVIHHTTVVQPNSMPSALYPAPVQAPRNNGMAAMGMVAGTTMAMSAGTLLTTPQHAQLGAHQHVTMPQYRPQGTPGYSYVPPHW